The following are encoded in a window of Haloarcula halophila genomic DNA:
- a CDS encoding urea ABC transporter substrate-binding protein, producing the protein MSDRLVSRRGFLGSSAVLAGTALAGCSGGSASGDDTIKLGVLEDRSGNFALVGDPKHKASLLAIEEINNNGGIDGKQIEVFDPDPQSDNQRYQELTRRMINQNNVDALWAGYSSATREAIRPIIDREDQLYFYTTQYEGGVCDKNVFAVGPTARQQLGSVLPYLVEEYGSDIYTIAADYNFGQLSADWVKVLANENNANVIGEEFIPLSNSQFGSTINRIQEADPDFVMSMLVGANHTSFYEQKASAGLEVPIGTSTAMAQGYEHRRLDPPAMANIYAGVNYMEEIPTQRNTEEGGFVDRYYEKFPDAPYLNEEAENNYFSIYMYKQAVEQAGTTEQGEVKAALESGITYGAPEAPEDEEIRLVPETHHVDHHMWVMRADEEHNIEAVDDRVIPETFLKDTVGCDLTQEDEETQYTPQDYYEEAG; encoded by the coding sequence ATGAGCGACCGACTCGTCAGTCGCCGTGGCTTCCTCGGATCGTCGGCTGTTCTGGCCGGGACCGCACTCGCCGGTTGTTCCGGCGGATCGGCCTCCGGTGACGATACGATCAAGCTCGGCGTCCTGGAGGACCGCTCGGGCAACTTCGCGCTGGTTGGCGATCCGAAACACAAGGCGTCGCTGCTGGCCATCGAGGAGATCAACAACAACGGCGGGATCGACGGGAAACAGATCGAGGTGTTCGACCCCGATCCGCAGTCGGACAACCAGCGGTACCAGGAACTCACCCGGCGGATGATCAACCAGAACAACGTCGACGCGTTGTGGGCCGGCTACTCCTCGGCAACTCGCGAGGCTATCCGCCCGATCATCGACCGCGAGGATCAGCTGTACTTCTACACCACTCAGTACGAGGGCGGTGTCTGTGACAAGAACGTCTTCGCTGTCGGGCCGACCGCCCGCCAGCAACTCGGGAGCGTTCTCCCCTACCTCGTCGAGGAATACGGTTCAGATATCTACACCATCGCCGCCGACTACAACTTCGGGCAACTCTCGGCGGACTGGGTGAAGGTCCTGGCAAACGAGAACAACGCCAACGTCATCGGCGAGGAGTTCATCCCGCTGTCGAACTCCCAGTTCGGCTCGACGATCAACCGCATCCAGGAAGCCGACCCGGACTTCGTGATGTCGATGCTCGTCGGCGCGAACCACACCTCCTTCTACGAGCAGAAGGCCTCGGCCGGGCTGGAGGTCCCGATCGGCACGTCGACGGCGATGGCCCAGGGATACGAACACCGTCGGCTAGACCCGCCTGCGATGGCCAACATCTACGCTGGGGTCAACTACATGGAAGAGATCCCGACCCAGCGCAACACCGAAGAGGGCGGGTTCGTCGACCGCTACTACGAGAAGTTCCCCGACGCTCCCTACCTCAACGAGGAGGCCGAGAACAACTACTTCTCGATCTACATGTACAAGCAGGCCGTCGAGCAGGCCGGCACGACCGAACAAGGCGAAGTCAAGGCGGCCCTGGAGTCGGGGATCACCTACGGTGCGCCCGAGGCCCCCGAGGACGAGGAGATACGGCTGGTCCCCGAAACCCACCACGTCGACCACCACATGTGGGTCATGCGTGCCGACGAGGAACACAACATCGAGGCGGTCGACGACCGGGTCATCCCCGAGACGTTCCTCAAGGACACGGTCGGCTGTGATCTGACGCAGGAAGACGAGGAAACCCAGTACACCCCACAGGACTACTACGAGGAGGCTGGGTAG
- the nikR gene encoding nickel-responsive transcriptional regulator NikR, with translation MSDEFDRISLTLPSSMVDRLDGIVDDWEYPSRSAAVRDSLRDFFGAYEWESDGDHHHHGTIVVVHDHHAAGIADELQTIQHEMAETIVSVQHIHLSHDTCMETLVVEGAASDITALANQLRSVTGVQQVKVVVVDE, from the coding sequence ATGAGCGACGAGTTCGACCGGATCAGTCTCACGCTGCCGTCGTCGATGGTCGACCGACTCGACGGGATCGTCGACGACTGGGAGTACCCCAGTCGATCGGCCGCCGTCCGTGACTCGCTACGGGACTTCTTCGGGGCCTACGAGTGGGAGTCCGACGGTGACCACCACCACCACGGAACGATCGTCGTCGTCCACGACCACCACGCGGCCGGTATCGCCGACGAACTCCAGACGATCCAACACGAGATGGCCGAGACGATCGTGTCCGTCCAGCATATCCACCTCTCACACGACACCTGCATGGAGACGCTCGTCGTCGAGGGTGCGGCCAGTGATATCACCGCACTGGCGAACCAACTCCGATCGGTCACCGGCGTCCAGCAGGTCAAGGTCGTCGTGGTCGACGAGTAG
- a CDS encoding energy-coupling factor ABC transporter permease, with protein MHIPDGYIDLPLALLFGALSVGVLSLAARRVGGDIPERRAPLVGVVAAGVFAAQMLNWPIPGGTSAHFVGGAFAAILLGPHLGALCVATVVTIQALIFGDGGLVVLGANVFNMAVVEVYVGYAVYRLVAPYGEFRAAFAAGWLGITAGALTAGLQLGLSSAFEFQVVTTLAIMGVGHLVLGLVEGAITAVVYRYLARARPDLRPTATEVTA; from the coding sequence ATGCACATTCCCGACGGCTACATCGATCTGCCGCTCGCGTTGCTGTTCGGCGCGCTCAGTGTGGGAGTCCTGAGCCTCGCTGCCAGGCGAGTCGGGGGTGACATCCCCGAACGGCGCGCCCCGCTCGTGGGCGTCGTCGCCGCCGGCGTGTTCGCCGCACAGATGCTCAACTGGCCGATCCCGGGCGGGACGAGCGCACACTTCGTCGGCGGTGCCTTCGCCGCGATCCTGCTGGGACCCCACCTGGGCGCACTCTGTGTCGCCACGGTCGTGACGATCCAGGCACTGATCTTCGGCGACGGCGGGCTCGTGGTGCTGGGAGCGAACGTCTTCAACATGGCCGTCGTCGAGGTGTACGTCGGCTACGCGGTCTATCGGTTGGTGGCCCCCTACGGTGAGTTCCGGGCCGCCTTCGCGGCCGGGTGGCTCGGAATCACCGCCGGGGCGCTCACCGCCGGCCTCCAGCTCGGCCTCTCCTCCGCCTTCGAGTTCCAGGTGGTGACGACGCTCGCCATCATGGGCGTGGGCCACCTGGTTCTGGGGCTCGTCGAGGGCGCGATCACCGCCGTGGTCTATCGCTATCTCGCACGGGCGCGGCCGGACCTCCGACCGACCGCAACGGAGGTGACCGCGTGA
- a CDS encoding PDGLE domain-containing protein, whose translation MAPDWLPRALAVLVVLTVLAPVFGWAAGAVGYAEPLENAAEETGATDHASATGIAPFPDYAIPGLGGATGTFVAAVVGTALTLLVATGIGRLLGTGTDGQH comes from the coding sequence ATGGCCCCGGATTGGCTCCCGCGTGCGCTGGCGGTCTTGGTGGTCCTGACGGTACTCGCCCCGGTGTTCGGCTGGGCAGCCGGCGCTGTCGGCTACGCCGAACCCCTGGAGAACGCCGCCGAGGAGACGGGCGCGACCGATCACGCGAGTGCGACCGGGATCGCTCCCTTCCCCGACTACGCTATCCCCGGTCTCGGCGGAGCGACCGGAACCTTCGTCGCCGCGGTCGTCGGAACCGCACTGACCCTGTTGGTCGCGACGGGGATCGGCCGATTGCTCGGAACCGGGACCGATGGGCAACACTGA
- the cbiQ gene encoding cobalt ECF transporter T component CbiQ has product MGNTDLVARTVESVAARAQWFLLTEDVPERRGFMQATTPTVKLLGVLVLVALTVTQRALPTVAALATLSGVLAFLSRVPAGTFLGRLGGPPVVAMLVVSPQAVLMGGPRLSGLPLSAAGVEYVLLFAVRVAACVGFLSVLLLTTRFSDILGALSRLRAPSIAVSLLSITYRYLLLFFAELERMVRARRGRTLAETSLARTWRDSGNFLGAFLLRSVERGERVQRAARARGGTGTAQTQRTESAGAVDLVFGMVVLTAVVVVWL; this is encoded by the coding sequence ATGGGCAACACTGATCTGGTCGCCCGGACCGTCGAATCGGTTGCCGCCCGCGCACAGTGGTTTCTGCTCACCGAGGACGTGCCCGAACGCCGGGGGTTCATGCAGGCGACGACACCGACCGTCAAGCTCCTCGGCGTCCTCGTCCTCGTTGCTCTCACCGTGACACAGCGGGCGCTCCCGACCGTCGCTGCCCTCGCGACACTCTCGGGCGTGCTGGCGTTCCTGTCTCGGGTCCCCGCCGGAACCTTTCTCGGACGGCTGGGCGGGCCACCGGTCGTTGCCATGCTCGTCGTCTCTCCGCAGGCCGTCCTGATGGGCGGGCCACGGCTGAGTGGACTCCCGCTGTCAGCAGCAGGCGTCGAGTACGTCCTGCTCTTTGCCGTCCGGGTGGCCGCCTGTGTCGGCTTTCTCTCGGTATTACTGTTGACGACCCGGTTCAGCGATATCCTCGGAGCGCTGTCCCGCCTGCGAGCGCCGTCGATCGCCGTCTCGCTGCTGTCGATCACCTATCGGTATCTGCTGTTGTTTTTCGCCGAACTCGAACGGATGGTCCGTGCACGCCGCGGACGGACGCTGGCCGAGACATCTCTGGCCCGGACCTGGCGGGACTCGGGGAACTTCCTCGGGGCCTTCCTCCTGCGGAGCGTCGAACGGGGCGAGCGAGTCCAGCGAGCCGCCCGTGCCCGCGGCGGGACCGGGACGGCACAGACCCAGCGAACCGAGTCCGCCGGCGCGGTCGATCTGGTCTTCGGTATGGTCGTCCTCACAGCGGTGGTGGTCGTGTGGCTGTGA
- a CDS encoding energy-coupling factor ABC transporter ATP-binding protein, whose amino-acid sequence MAVIDASGVRYSYPDGTLAVDGVDVTVEAGERVALLGPNGAGKSTLLQLLGGLLDPDAGTVRYFGETTDADTVRDRLSVLTQNPADYLFNPTVREDLAYGPNQLALTEDEVDRRVERIADRLDLDGLLSKPPFRLSGGQQRRAALASALTVEPEVLLLDEPLSNVDAANRATILELLDELADDGATLVISTPDTELVPQVADRVILLDAAGEIAAVGPTRQLLTDTALLADCRLRPPQVVRLFESRFDRPPLTVAEAADRLDER is encoded by the coding sequence GTGGCTGTGATCGACGCCAGCGGCGTCCGGTACAGCTACCCCGACGGGACGCTGGCCGTCGACGGCGTCGACGTGACCGTCGAGGCGGGCGAGCGAGTCGCGTTACTGGGGCCGAACGGCGCCGGCAAGAGCACGCTGTTGCAGTTGCTCGGTGGACTGTTGGACCCGGACGCCGGAACTGTCCGGTACTTCGGAGAGACGACTGACGCCGACACCGTTCGGGACCGGCTGAGTGTCCTCACGCAGAACCCCGCCGACTACCTCTTCAACCCAACAGTCAGGGAGGATCTGGCGTACGGTCCAAACCAGTTGGCCCTCACAGAGGACGAGGTCGATCGCCGCGTCGAGCGGATCGCCGATCGACTGGACCTCGACGGCCTGCTGTCGAAGCCGCCGTTCCGGCTGAGCGGGGGCCAGCAGCGACGGGCAGCACTGGCGAGCGCGCTCACCGTCGAGCCGGAGGTCCTGCTACTCGACGAGCCACTGAGTAACGTCGACGCCGCGAACCGGGCGACGATCCTGGAGTTGCTCGACGAACTCGCCGACGACGGGGCGACGCTCGTGATCTCGACCCCCGATACCGAACTCGTTCCACAGGTCGCCGACCGGGTGATTCTGCTGGACGCCGCCGGGGAGATCGCGGCCGTCGGCCCGACCCGCCAACTCCTGACCGATACGGCGCTGCTGGCCGACTGTCGGCTCCGTCCGCCACAGGTCGTTCGGCTGTTCGAGAGCCGGTTCGATCGGCCCCCGCTGACCGTCGCGGAAGCCGCTGATCGTCTCGACGAGAGATAG
- a CDS encoding urease subunit beta produces the protein MSDGFVPGEIIPGEGTVTLNEGRDTAEVTVGNTGDRPVQVGSHFHFFEANAALEFDREAAFGMRLNIPAGTAVRFEPGDEQTVELVDIGGKRVARGMNGMVDGSVDTDPSDALERLRAAGFGDTGTDESGPRNDEEGEE, from the coding sequence GTGTCTGACGGGTTCGTCCCGGGCGAGATCATCCCCGGCGAGGGGACAGTAACGCTGAACGAGGGCCGGGACACCGCCGAGGTAACCGTCGGCAATACCGGCGACCGACCGGTCCAGGTGGGCTCGCACTTCCACTTCTTCGAGGCCAACGCCGCCCTAGAGTTCGACCGCGAGGCGGCCTTCGGAATGCGGCTGAATATCCCGGCCGGAACAGCCGTCCGGTTCGAGCCGGGCGACGAACAGACCGTCGAACTCGTCGATATCGGCGGCAAGCGGGTCGCCCGCGGGATGAACGGGATGGTCGACGGCAGCGTCGACACCGACCCGAGTGACGCGCTCGAACGGCTCCGGGCGGCCGGCTTCGGCGACACGGGGACCGACGAGAGCGGACCGCGAAACGACGAGGAGGGAGAGGAATGA
- the ureC gene encoding urease subunit alpha encodes MTREIDRDNYAELYGPTEGDKVRLGDTELFAEVERDLRTHGDEAVFGGGKTLRDGLGQAPGVTQEEGALDWVITNATIIDPKLGIVAGDIGIRNGEIAGIGKAGNPDTMDGVDMVVGPSTDAYPAEGKIATTGGLDIHIHWNSAQLHEHALSSGITTMLGGGYGGGATTCTTGPENIKRFLQAAEAWPVNVGFYGKGNASDPEPLREQVEAGACALKLHEDWGSMPAAIDTALSVAEDEDIQVCMHTDTLNEAGFVENTFSAVDGRTMHLFHIEGAGGGHAPDIMEMVGQPNMLPSSTNPSMPYTDNTFDEHLDMVMVCHHLNPDVPEDVAFAESRVRAETIAAEDVLHDMGAISMMTSDSQAMGRMAEVISRTWQTASKMKSQRGPLPEDEGSGADNFRIKRYISKYTINPAISAGIDEYVGTLEPGKIADICLWDPAFFGVKPAMTFKGGFPVHSEMGEANGSLMTCEPILQRERAGAVGKAKHALSLSFVSPAAAERGVGEEYGLDSTVVPIEGARTPGKGDMVYNDYCPDDIEVDPETFEVEVDGENVTCEPSSELPLAQRYLL; translated from the coding sequence ATGACACGAGAGATCGACCGTGACAACTACGCCGAACTGTACGGGCCGACCGAGGGCGACAAGGTCCGTCTCGGCGACACCGAACTGTTCGCCGAGGTCGAGAGAGACCTCCGGACCCACGGCGACGAAGCCGTCTTCGGCGGCGGGAAGACGCTCCGTGACGGCCTCGGACAGGCCCCCGGCGTCACCCAGGAGGAGGGCGCACTCGACTGGGTCATCACCAACGCGACGATCATCGACCCGAAACTCGGGATCGTCGCAGGCGACATCGGCATCCGGAACGGCGAGATCGCCGGTATCGGGAAGGCCGGCAATCCGGACACGATGGACGGCGTCGACATGGTCGTCGGCCCGTCGACGGACGCCTATCCCGCCGAGGGGAAGATCGCGACAACCGGCGGTCTGGACATCCACATCCACTGGAACTCCGCACAGTTGCACGAACACGCGCTCTCCTCGGGGATCACGACGATGCTCGGCGGCGGCTACGGCGGCGGCGCGACGACCTGTACGACCGGCCCCGAGAACATCAAGCGGTTCCTCCAGGCCGCCGAGGCCTGGCCGGTCAACGTCGGCTTCTACGGGAAGGGCAACGCCTCCGATCCGGAACCGCTACGCGAACAGGTCGAGGCCGGCGCCTGTGCGCTGAAACTCCACGAGGACTGGGGCTCGATGCCCGCCGCCATCGACACGGCGCTTTCCGTCGCCGAGGACGAGGACATCCAGGTGTGTATGCACACCGACACGCTCAACGAAGCCGGCTTCGTCGAGAACACCTTCAGCGCCGTCGACGGCCGGACGATGCACCTGTTCCACATCGAGGGGGCCGGCGGGGGCCACGCCCCGGACATCATGGAGATGGTCGGCCAGCCCAACATGCTCCCCTCGTCGACGAACCCCTCGATGCCCTACACGGACAACACGTTCGACGAGCACCTGGACATGGTGATGGTCTGCCACCACCTCAACCCGGACGTCCCCGAGGACGTCGCCTTCGCCGAATCCCGGGTCCGGGCCGAGACCATCGCCGCCGAAGACGTCCTCCACGACATGGGCGCCATCTCGATGATGACCTCGGACTCCCAGGCGATGGGCCGGATGGCCGAGGTCATCTCACGGACCTGGCAGACGGCCTCGAAGATGAAGTCCCAGCGGGGGCCGCTGCCCGAGGACGAAGGGTCCGGTGCCGACAACTTCCGGATCAAACGCTACATCTCGAAGTACACGATCAACCCGGCCATCTCGGCGGGAATCGACGAGTACGTCGGGACCCTGGAACCGGGGAAGATCGCCGATATCTGCCTGTGGGACCCCGCCTTCTTCGGGGTGAAGCCGGCGATGACGTTCAAGGGCGGCTTCCCGGTCCACTCCGAGATGGGCGAGGCCAACGGTTCGCTGATGACCTGCGAGCCGATCCTCCAGCGCGAGCGGGCCGGCGCCGTCGGCAAGGCCAAACACGCGCTCTCGCTGTCGTTCGTCTCGCCTGCCGCCGCCGAACGCGGCGTCGGCGAGGAGTACGGCCTCGATTCGACGGTCGTCCCGATCGAGGGCGCTCGCACGCCCGGGAAAGGCGACATGGTGTACAACGACTACTGTCCCGACGACATCGAGGTCGATCCCGAGACCTTCGAGGTCGAGGTCGACGGCGAGAACGTCACCTGTGAACCGTCCTCCGAACTGCCACTCGCACAGCGGTACCTGCTATGA
- a CDS encoding urease subunit gamma → MKLTAKEQERLTVFTAAEVARRRKERGVLLNHPEAVAYISDWCIERGREGQSVAEIRAGASQLLGRDDVMDGVPEMIDMIQVEPVFPDGTKLVTVHDPIRSDSVGTADQGDDESTDT, encoded by the coding sequence ATGAAACTCACAGCCAAAGAGCAAGAACGGCTCACGGTCTTCACTGCGGCAGAGGTCGCACGGCGTCGCAAGGAGCGCGGCGTCCTGCTGAACCACCCCGAAGCGGTCGCGTACATCAGCGACTGGTGTATCGAGCGCGGACGGGAGGGCCAGTCGGTCGCGGAGATCCGGGCGGGTGCGTCCCAACTGCTGGGCCGCGACGACGTCATGGACGGCGTCCCGGAGATGATCGACATGATCCAGGTCGAGCCGGTCTTTCCCGACGGGACGAAGCTGGTGACCGTCCACGACCCGATCCGTTCAGATAGCGTCGGGACCGCCGATCAGGGCGACGACGAGAGCACGGACACATGA
- the ureG gene encoding urease accessory protein UreG: protein MSKTHRDVATVGVGGPVGSGKTALLSELVPKLRDAGLDVGVIANDILTQEDADRLRERFADVVPEDLVAGVETGACPHTGIREDPSMNLQQIDSFVEEHPELDVVLVESGGDNLAATFNPELADFSLYVISVAEGEDIPRKRGPGVVDCDLLVINKTDLAPHVGVDVDVLESDAHEVREGPTVFTNCKAGEGVDEVMAHIDEGVLFA from the coding sequence ATGAGCAAGACACACCGCGACGTGGCGACCGTCGGCGTCGGCGGCCCCGTCGGCTCGGGCAAGACGGCGCTGCTGTCGGAACTCGTCCCGAAACTCCGCGATGCGGGGCTGGACGTCGGCGTCATCGCCAACGACATCCTCACACAGGAAGACGCCGACCGACTGCGCGAGCGGTTCGCCGACGTGGTCCCCGAAGACCTCGTCGCCGGCGTCGAGACCGGTGCCTGCCCGCACACGGGCATCCGCGAGGACCCATCGATGAACCTCCAGCAGATCGATTCCTTCGTCGAGGAGCACCCTGAACTGGACGTGGTCCTCGTCGAGAGCGGCGGGGACAACCTCGCGGCGACGTTCAACCCCGAACTCGCGGACTTCTCGCTGTACGTCATCTCGGTCGCCGAGGGCGAGGACATCCCCCGCAAGCGCGGCCCCGGCGTCGTCGACTGTGACCTGCTCGTGATCAACAAGACGGACCTGGCGCCCCACGTCGGCGTCGACGTCGACGTGCTCGAATCGGATGCCCACGAGGTCCGGGAGGGACCCACCGTCTTCACCAACTGCAAGGCCGGCGAGGGCGTCGACGAGGTGATGGCCCACATCGACGAAGGGGTGCTGTTCGCCTGA
- a CDS encoding urease accessory protein UreD, giving the protein MATDGEPLPEETDAPHPTFAEYAAEPVPQAAVGAPGKDGVLELTFADTAGGTALVEDYATVPFHISGTLGHDPHPDAETVFVQSPTGGIAQGDRHDITVTVREGAVANVSTQSSTKVQSMECNYAAADTTLSVEAGGHLDYVPEPTILHENARYCQDLRLELAADATAVLSDVVVPGRLARGEAFAFERYRSTVEAAGPDGLLFTDTTHLAPEEDDPTVPGMLGEFAVYGTAFVVAPDADIDGLSDAIHEVVADREARAGASALPNDAGVSVRALGHRAETVTATLRAAWNHARQELLGAPAPSGRKY; this is encoded by the coding sequence ATGGCAACGGACGGTGAGCCGCTGCCGGAGGAGACGGACGCTCCCCACCCGACCTTCGCCGAGTACGCCGCCGAGCCGGTTCCACAGGCCGCCGTCGGCGCGCCGGGGAAAGACGGCGTCCTCGAACTGACCTTCGCCGACACCGCGGGCGGAACCGCGCTCGTCGAGGACTACGCGACGGTGCCGTTCCACATCTCCGGGACGCTGGGCCACGACCCGCATCCCGACGCCGAGACGGTGTTCGTCCAGTCGCCGACCGGCGGGATCGCTCAGGGCGACCGCCACGATATCACGGTGACCGTCCGCGAGGGCGCCGTCGCCAACGTCTCGACACAGAGTTCGACGAAAGTCCAGTCGATGGAGTGTAACTACGCGGCCGCCGACACCACCCTCTCGGTCGAGGCCGGCGGCCACTTAGACTACGTCCCGGAGCCGACCATCCTCCACGAGAACGCACGGTACTGTCAGGACCTCCGGCTGGAGTTGGCGGCGGACGCGACGGCCGTCCTCAGCGACGTGGTCGTCCCCGGGCGACTCGCCCGCGGCGAGGCGTTCGCCTTCGAGCGGTACCGCTCAACCGTGGAGGCAGCAGGCCCCGACGGGCTGCTGTTTACCGACACCACGCACCTAGCTCCCGAGGAGGACGACCCGACGGTACCGGGGATGCTCGGTGAGTTCGCCGTCTACGGGACGGCGTTCGTCGTCGCCCCCGATGCGGATATCGACGGTCTGAGCGACGCTATCCACGAGGTCGTCGCCGACCGTGAGGCCCGGGCGGGCGCGAGTGCCCTCCCGAACGACGCGGGCGTCTCAGTCCGTGCGCTGGGCCACCGAGCGGAGACGGTGACGGCCACGCTCCGGGCGGCCTGGAACCACGCACGACAGGAATTGCTGGGGGCACCCGCACCCAGCGGGAGGAAGTACTGA
- a CDS encoding urease accessory protein UreE, translating to MRIADSYLGHREDTAVQERLAEADPVTVVLSDTERQRSRVRTRTDDGRDLGIVVPQDLGDGDVLAADDGTLVVVELASIDALVLDLAGSDITPTAALELGHTLGNRHWDLALRDGEALFPVPDSRERMDAIVEGELPADVDYRYETVRPTLFDDGDSPDDHRHEHSHGHEHGHDDDHSHEHSHDHGVHTIDDREGDT from the coding sequence ATGCGCATCGCCGACAGCTACCTCGGCCACCGCGAGGACACCGCCGTCCAGGAACGACTGGCCGAGGCCGATCCGGTGACCGTCGTCCTCTCGGACACGGAGCGACAGCGCTCGCGGGTCCGGACCCGAACCGACGACGGCCGCGATCTCGGGATCGTCGTCCCGCAGGACTTGGGCGACGGCGACGTACTGGCCGCCGACGACGGGACTCTCGTCGTCGTCGAACTGGCGTCGATCGACGCGCTGGTCCTCGATCTGGCCGGGAGCGACATCACGCCGACGGCCGCACTGGAGTTGGGCCACACCCTCGGGAACCGCCACTGGGATCTCGCCCTCCGGGACGGGGAGGCGCTCTTTCCGGTCCCCGACAGCCGCGAGCGGATGGACGCCATCGTCGAGGGGGAACTCCCGGCGGATGTCGACTACCGCTACGAGACCGTTCGGCCGACGCTGTTCGACGACGGCGACTCGCCGGACGACCATCGACACGAGCACAGCCACGGGCACGAGCATGGACACGACGACGATCACAGCCACGAGCATAGCCACGACCACGGCGTCCACACCATCGACGACCGGGAGGGAGACACGTGA
- a CDS encoding urease accessory protein UreF, with amino-acid sequence MSDDATLSAFRLADSFLPVGTYTVSYGLEQFTQDDRIDDADDLRELLGTYLRRQVGPAELVALRAAHATATTGDLDGICEADRRLSAVTLSAEFRESAQQSGDRLLSLQRELQDEDTLERYAERVAAGDAPGNYAVVLGVTTALAGIEVRRACLLCCHGFVTGLLGAAQRLLSLGHTDAQRVLDDLRPVMVEAVDDSDDTDLDEMAPFAPLVDVLAAEHERAERRLFAS; translated from the coding sequence GTGAGCGACGACGCCACCCTCAGTGCCTTCCGTCTCGCCGACTCGTTCCTGCCGGTCGGGACCTACACCGTCTCCTACGGCCTCGAACAGTTCACCCAGGACGACCGGATCGACGACGCCGACGATCTCCGTGAACTGCTCGGAACCTACCTCCGTCGCCAGGTCGGACCTGCCGAACTGGTCGCGCTGCGGGCCGCACACGCCACAGCCACTACCGGCGACCTCGACGGCATCTGCGAGGCCGACCGCCGGCTGAGCGCGGTGACGCTCTCCGCGGAGTTCCGCGAGAGCGCCCAGCAGTCCGGCGACCGACTGCTCTCCCTCCAGCGTGAACTACAGGACGAGGACACGCTGGAGCGGTACGCCGAGCGCGTCGCGGCCGGGGACGCACCCGGCAACTACGCTGTCGTTCTGGGCGTGACCACCGCACTGGCCGGGATCGAGGTCCGGCGAGCCTGTCTGCTGTGCTGTCACGGGTTCGTTACCGGCCTGCTCGGGGCCGCCCAGCGGTTGCTCTCGCTGGGGCATACCGACGCCCAGCGCGTGCTGGACGACCTCCGGCCGGTGATGGTCGAAGCCGTCGACGACAGCGACGATACCGACCTCGACGAGATGGCCCCGTTCGCGCCACTTGTCGACGTTCTCGCGGCCGAACACGAGCGTGCCGAGCGACGCCTGTTCGCGAGTTGA
- a CDS encoding histidine kinase has protein sequence MATNTQTTAETEVLLDDWQAGVVGGIAGAAVMAVLVSVMNAAVLNGAIPGLYGLSGGVAGWTVHLSHGAVLGVVFAALIRSIGGGSTGRTVGLGIAWGVATWIGLAALVMPLWLRAVGFPQAPPVPNFAIPSLLWHVVYGGVLGVAYAVLR, from the coding sequence ATGGCAACGAACACACAGACTACGGCAGAGACGGAGGTATTGCTGGACGACTGGCAGGCCGGTGTCGTCGGTGGAATCGCGGGAGCAGCGGTCATGGCCGTCCTCGTCTCGGTCATGAACGCGGCCGTTCTGAACGGAGCGATCCCGGGGCTGTACGGACTCTCCGGTGGCGTCGCTGGCTGGACGGTACACCTCTCACACGGTGCCGTCCTCGGAGTCGTCTTCGCGGCGCTGATCAGGTCGATCGGCGGGGGATCGACCGGGAGAACCGTCGGTCTCGGCATCGCCTGGGGCGTCGCGACCTGGATCGGTCTGGCGGCGCTCGTGATGCCGCTCTGGCTGCGTGCAGTCGGGTTCCCCCAGGCACCACCGGTCCCCAACTTCGCGATTCCGAGCCTCCTCTGGCACGTCGTCTACGGCGGGGTCCTGGGCGTGGCCTACGCGGTGCTGCGTTGA